The following are from one region of the Silene latifolia isolate original U9 population chromosome 9, ASM4854445v1, whole genome shotgun sequence genome:
- the LOC141599413 gene encoding reticulon-like protein B11: protein MDDSHTIRRISVHQFLGAGSVADVLLWRKWSGSLLLLFSTTSLWFLFERAGYNPLSFVSSVLLLLVIILFFWAKSASLLNRPLPPIPDMEVSEKSIEQATAVIRIWINRGLSIAHEIAVCGNLRVLIQVAALLWLVSCVGSLCSFVTFVYMGFLLALSVPVLYEKYQNRIDDKLCVACRVIEGGYRKFDHIVLSKIPVSLYKKKKKSQ from the exons ATGGACGATTCTCATACGATTCGTCGCATTTCTGTTCATCAATTTCTCGGTGCTGGCTCCG TAGCGGATGTGTTGTTGTGGAGAAAATGGAGTGGAAGTCTTCTGTTGCTATTCTCTACGACGTCATTGTGGTTTCTTTTTGAACGCGCTGGTTATAATCCATTGTCTTTCGTGTCAAGTGTGCTTTTGCTTCTTGTTATTATCCTCTTCTTTTGGGCTAAGTCCGCCTCGCTGCTTAATAG ACCTCTTCCACCTATCCCTGATATGGAAGTGTCTGAGAAGTCGATTGAGCAGGCAACTGCTGTGATTCGCATCTGGATTAATCGTGGATTGTCTATTGCTCATGAGATTGCTGTTTGTGGAAATTTGCGAGTTTTAATTCAG GTTGCAGCATTGCTGTGGCTGGTTTCTTGCGTGGGTAGTCTCTGTAGTTTTGTGACATTTGTATATATGG GATTTCTTCTGGCTTTATCAGTCCCAGTATTATACGAGAAGTACCAGAACCGGATTGACGATAAGCTGTGTGTGGCATGTAGAGTTATCGAAGGTGGTTATCGAAAGTTTGATCATATTGTGTTGAGCAAGATTCCAGTTTCtttgtacaaaaagaaaaagaagagccAGTAG
- the LOC141599412 gene encoding polygalacturonase inhibitor 2-like, whose product MSPSKLNSFPLLFFLLLSQAIDFSHSQSTPDLCHPHDKRVLLRIKTELGHPSSFGSWDPNTDCCFWLNIQCNDQGHVTSLSITEANDIHGPIPPFLDRLPSLTGLYISNVPNLYGPIPSYLSKLTNLISLVISGTKVTGPIPSFLGQFTNLAQLELSSNKLSGPVPYFLGQLKRLTYLDLSSNGLTGVLPPTLAQLANLALLRLDSNKLFGSIPKYLARLHNLNSIYFDSNSLSGSIPTSLGQMPNLTSLSLSNNNLYGPIPHTLGRTNLFTLNLAHNKLSGDASFLFDKANTARIDIRVDYNLLKFDFSNVDLGRNLAGFNISHNMIYGSLPKRLGQVHVDSIDVSFNQLCGPIPNGRRFKRVDPTIFSHNKFLCGGPLQACK is encoded by the coding sequence ATGAGTCCATCAAAGTTGAACTCATTCCCtcttctcttcttcctcctcctctcacAAGCAATCGACTTTTCTCATTCTCAAAGCACCCCGGATCTTTGCCATCCACACGACAAACGTGTTCTCCTACGTATTAAAACCGAATTGGGCCACCCTTCTTCATTTGGTTCATGGGATCCGAATACAGATTGTTGTTTCTGGCTTAACATCCAATGTAATGACCAAGGCCATGTCACTTCCTTAAGCATCACCGAAGCCAATGACATCCATGGCCCAATCCCACCATTCTTGGACCGGCTTCCTTCGCTTACTGGGCTCTACATTTCAAATGTTCCCAACCTTTACGGCCCAATACCGTCGTATTTAAGTAAGTTAACGAACCTCATATCCCTAGTCATCTCCGGGACCAAAGTGACCGGCCCAATCCCTAGTTTCTTAGGCCAGTTCACAAACTTGGCCCAACTTGAGCTATCCTCGAATAAACTTAGCGGCCCAGTTCCTTATTTTTTGGGCCAGCTGAAAAGGCTCACGTACCTCGACCTCTCTTCCAATGGGCTAACCGGTGTACTTCCTCCGACTTTAGCCCAACTAGCCAATCTCGCCCTCCTTCGCCTTGACTCAAACAAGTTATTCGGCTCAATACCCAAGTATCTAGCCCGTTTACATAATCTAAACTCGATATATTTCGACTCAAACTCACTTTCAGGCTCAATTCCAACATCATTAGGCCAAATGCCAAACCTGACAAGCCTTTCATTGTCCAACAACAACTTATATGGTCCCATTCCACACACTTTAGGCAGGACTAATCTATTTACCCTTAACCTTGCTCACAACAAACTCTCTGGTGATGCCTCATTTTTATTTGACAAGGCTAACACAGCCCGAATTGACATTCGGGTCGATTACAACCTTTTGAAGTTTGATTTCTCAAATGTAGACTTGGGTCGTAACTTAGCGGGTTTCAACATAAGTCACAACATGATATACGGGTCTCTTCCAAAACGTTTGGGTCAAGTACATGTCGATTCAATTGACGTGAGTTTTAATCAACTATGTGGCCCAATACCAAATGGCCGCCGTTTTAAACGGGTTGACCCGACTATATTTTCTCACAACAAGTTTCTTTGTGGTGGTCCTTTACAAGCTTGCAAGTGA